One Paenibacillus sp. SYP-B4298 genomic window, CCCTTCTAAGGTTCGACAGACGAGAGCATGGCATCCCGAGGAGTCATAGGAAAGCTCGGCTGCGCGTATGAGCAATTGGTAATATTCGACCGAGCTGCTGCCTATCTTCGCACGAAATGTTACACCTGCAGGAATATATACAAGACCATCCATATTGATGCTCCATGTATGCTGGCCGACTTGTATCCATCCCTCACCCCTGGTAACGTAGAGCAGTAGAGGAACGGGCGATTGACGTTCAGAGAGCTGTGAATGGGCGGGCCAGGTTCGCAGGCGGATAGAGGACAAGGTGTAGACGGGATGCCGGGTTCGCAATCTGCGCATAGTCATGCTCCTTTAGCTAAGATGTGATTAACGGATATGGAATCGGAGATTTTAGGCTATGGAAATCCGTAACGTCCGTTGTTAAGATCAATAATAACAATTCTCATTATCGATGAGAAGAGAGGCGGAGAACAGAACCGCTGATTCATTTTTGAATTCACAGGGGGAAGTAGAATGAAGACGATATTCATCTCGAGGCTGCGGCTTGCGGCAAAACAGCTAGGGGTAGCGCTGCTCGTGCTCGTTGTAGCTGTTGTAGCTGGCTGTGGAGGGAAGAACAGCCAATTGAACACACCGATAACAGAAGGCGGTGCAAACGAATCGTGGAGCATTAAGCATGAGCTTGGCACAGTCAAGCTGGAGCAGGTGCCTCAGAAAATAGTGGTTCTCGACACCTATTTGCTGGATATTGCGCTAGCGCTGGGGCTGAGGCCGATCGGTGCTCCTACGGAAAGTCCAGGCAAGGAGGAGCTGCCTTCCTATTTGAAATCTTATGTCGACTATGACTTGACATGGGTTGGAGCCCGTAATGACCCCAATCTGGAGGTGCTGGCCGGACTTGAACCAGACTTGATCGTGGCTGACCTGCAACGGCATCAGAAAAGCTACGAGGCACTGGAAAAGATCGCACCAACAATGGTTGTAAGCGGATCGGGTGCTGAGGATTGGAAAACGATCATTACACAGCTTGGAGAGGCAACCCGGCAGCAAGAGAAGGCGAAGACGGTCATTGCCGACTTCGAGCAGAAGCTGGAGGCAGGAAAGGCGGAGCTTGCAGGCTCAGGCTTCCGGGCCGTCGCGCCGATTACCTTATATCCCAAGTCCGTAATACGGATCTATACGGCACAATCCTACACGGGAGCGATCTTGCAGGGACTAGGATTTGAGCTGCCATATGAGGCGGGCGGCAAGCCCTTCGAAGAGCTAAGTGTAGAAGCGATCGGCGATGTGAAGGCGGATGCTTTCATCTTGATGCAAAGTCCCGAGCACACAGCGGATGTTATACCGCAAGAGTATCCTATATTCGGCAACCTGGACGTCGTCAAATCGGGACATGCCTACACCGTGAGTATGGAGCAGTGGCTCTTCTACCGAGGACCTTTGGCGGGAGAGGTTATTATACGAGAGGCTATCGATCTGTTCGCCAAATCATAGGATTGCTTCTCCGCAGGGCGATCGGTGCAAGGATAGTGCTGCATGACTGGGTGTCAAGGCAAAATGATCCTTAGGCCACGCTTGAAATGTCGATTCATCTGGTATGATGATGCTGAGACTACAAAGAGCGAGGAGAGAGTTAAGGATGGGAATTTGGGATCGTCTGCGCGGGAATAAGGGGAAAGGCAGACAACAAGCTGAGGAGTCGCAGCCGCAGCCCAATGAACAGCAGGGGCAAGCTGAGGAGCAAGGCTATGGCGCATTAGTGGGATTCGTATTGCTCCAGGGGGATGCCTTTGACTACACACCGTTCATTCACGAGATGCGCCAGAGGTGGGGGATCGACCTGTCCGATCAGGGCGACCCGGAGGGCGGAGCCTTCGTCTTCGAGGTCGATGGCATGCGTGCGGCGTGTATGTATGTTCCTGCGCCAATTCCTAACCGCGAGGTCGAGGAGAACTGCCGCTATAATCTGATCTGGCCGGAGGCGGAGCAGGTCGTCTCACAGCATCAGGCGCAGTTGATCCTGTCCGTGCTGAATTATAATGATCCGATCGAAGGGCATGCCCTGTTCACTAAAGCTGCGAGCAGCCTGTTGCAATCCGGGCAGGCGCTCGGCTTATACATGGCTCCAGCAGTACTGGAGGCTGCTCATTACACTGAGCTGGCACAGATGCTGCAGGAGGAGGAGCTTCCTATCCCGCTCTGGGTATTCGTCGGCTTATATGGCGGAGAGAAAGGAAATAGCGCCTATACGGTGGGACTGAACAAATTCGGCCGCGATGAGCTTGAGGTTGTGGAGTCGGATAAAACGCCGGGTGAGCTGTATGAATTTCTGTATATGATTACGCAATACCTGATTGAATATGATGTGTTGCTGCAAGACGGGGAGACGATCGGATTTTCGGAGGAGCAGAAGCTGACGCTGACCCGCTCCAAGGGGATTGCTGTCGAGGGAGACAGCATTAAAATCGGCTATTAAGGTCAGGGGAACCCCTCCTTGGGGCTGTCCGAATCGTCCTTTTTGAGCCATTTACAAATGAAAAGCAAACACTGAGAATGCTGTATTGTAGGCATTCTTAGTGTTTGCTTTTTTTAAGCTGATGGGCTGCGCCCTAGCTGTTGCCTGCTCTCTAGGGTGATGATTACCGTGAATTGCTATTGCCGCTGACAACATTGCCCGTGCCGCCCTCGATGCTGATCGAGGTGCCGGAGGTGGAGGTTACATTGTTCAGGATGCGGTTATTATTCGAGCTGCCGGTAACGCGAATGCCAAAGTTGCGGAAGGCGCTGTAGGTCTGCATCCGGTTGTTGGACAGCTCGTTGCCGCTGGCATTAGCTAGCCGAATCGTCTCCGGGTTCAGCGAAGTGTTGAACTGCTGAATAATATTGTTCTTGAACGTGTTGTTATTGGACTCTACCAAAATACCGTGTATGCGCGAATCGACGATGGTATTGCCCTCAATCCGGTTGTTATGAGCACCCGTAAGCACGAAGATGCCGCGCGGGTAATTCACGATCCGGTTGTTCGTAACGACGTTATATTCGCCGCCATTCGGAATCCGAATGCCGCCATACGTATCGGATTGCTGGACTGAATTAATGATCTGGTTGCCGGTTACGGTCGTATAGGCTGCGCGGGACAGATTGATGCCGCTGCCGCCGCTAGAGTTCGTAATCCGGTTGTTGGCAATGCGCACATTGCGGAACTCGCCGACAGGGTAGCTCTCATGTCCGGTCGCGATGGCGTGTCCCGTTGTACGGTCGAAGCTGCTGTCGATGATCGCTGAATCCTTCGTCCTGCGCAGCAGCGCGCCGATTGTTGTGTCGCGCACCTCGATGTTGGACAAGGTCAGGTTACGCACATCCGTATCCATTAGAATGCCGCCAACCTGGGACAGCCCCTGGGCTGCGCGCGCAGTGCGATCTGCATCGATCGTCAGCTTGGACACGGTTGCGCCCAGTTCATTGGAGCCGGAGCGCAGCACCGGATTGGCGAGCACATAGCTGGTCACATTGCCCATCTTTTTAATGATCGTCCGGCCGGTACCATCGCCAACGAGATTGACCCCGGCATGCAGACGAACGCCCTGATCGACATAATAAGTGCCCGCGGGGAGGTAGACCGTCCCCTTTTGCCCCTTATCATAGAAATGCTTCATCGCGGCATGGAGCGCCGCGCTCTGATCGCTCCTGACGCCAGGCGTTGCGCCGAAGTCCCTCGCATTTACCTCATTGGCAGCATACACGCGCGAGCCCGCAGCCGGCAGGAGCGCGGCTGTCGCCAACACAGTACACATCACAGCGAGCCAGCCGATTTTGAACCAGGATCTGTTCATTACCTTCATCCTTTCTAGTTTAAATAATGATCTATGACGGTCTTGCTGCCTGCTCGATCCTCCTTTCTATCATGAATACACAGAAAAGATAGCGCTTACACGAAAGATTATATCAATATATTGATTATTATACAATTATTTACTCATCTCTCATTCCCGGAGAGGCATGCTTCGGAGACCATAGTGAAGTCTGATGATGGAAAATTTTATGTCGTAATACATTTGTAATACTTCGCTTAGAGAATCGTAAGCTATCTTACTTATTCTACTCCATGCAAGATAAAATGAATGGAGGACGATGAGAATGATTGGAAGAAAACAAGGCAAGGTATTGATCGTAATGGCGGTATTAATGCTATCGTTGGTGCTTTCCGGGGTAGTGAATGCCGCAGGCATCAAGACAATAACTAAAGGCGGGATGGAGCTATTCCATTTGAGGCAGGCGGCGGAAATGTACGGATATAGCGTGCAATGGAACGCCAAGGAAAGATCAGTAACGTTATCCTATACGGGCAAAATGGACGACATGAAGATGAAGGATGATATGAAGATGAAGGATGATATGAAGATGAAGGACGACATGATGATGGAGGATGACATGATGATGAAGGACGACATGAAGATGAAGGATGACATGAAGATGAAGGACGACATGATGATGGATAGTGAGATGAAACCGGCGGGACAAATGATTAAATTATGGATTGGCAACAAAACAATCAACGTGGATGGGAAGGAAGTTAAGCTGGATACTGCTCCTACCATCTCCAAGGGCAGCACTTATGTCGCGGAAGCCTTCATTCAATATATGATGCCTGCCGAGGCCATGAAATAAATTTGAATAAGCAGGCCCATCACCATATGATATGATGGAGTCAATTGAATTCTGCAAATATGGGGTGGGGTGGGTCAGTGTGAATGAACGAGTGCTGGTAGCGGATGACGATAGTAACATTACCGATGTGTGCCGCAGGTATCTGGAGAGGGAAGGCTATCTCGTCACGACCGCCAAGGATGGCCTGGAGGCATTGGAGCTATGGCGCAGTCAAACGCCGAACCTGATCGTGCTCGACCTCATGATGCCCCATAAAAATGGCTGGGAAGTGTGCAGTGAGATTCGGCAGACCGAAGATACTCCGATTGTGATGTTAACTGCCCGCGGCGAGGAACAGGATCGCTTGATGGGTCTGACTATGGGGGCTGATGATTACTTAACCAAACCCTTTAGTCCCAGAGAGCTCGTGCTGCGTGTGCGGGCGATCTTGCGCAGGATGCGTTATGTACAGACCAAGCCGGCTACGGCATCGGAACACATCATCAAGTACGAAGGACTTACAATTGACGTCGCGAAGCGTATTGTGGAGATTAGCGGGCAGATCATCGACTTGACGGTTACAGAATTTGAGATGCTGTACTTGCTGGCGAGCCATCCCGATCAAGTATTTTCCCGCAACCAGATACTGAGTAAGGTTTGGGACTTCAGTTATGAAGGAGACACGACAACCGTTACCGTGCATATTCGGAGATTAAGGGAAAAGATTGAACCGACTCCTTCTCATCCCAAGTTTATTAAGACGGTATGGGGGATCGGCTATAAGTTTGCGGGTGATGGCAACTCATGAAGCTGCGTACTTACTTACTATTGTCCAGCTTGACGGGCATCGGCGTATTATTAATTTGTTTATTTGTCAGCTATTCCAAGATGCTGCTCTCTATTGAACAACTGTATTGGTTGTCCGGCATAACAGCAGGGGTAGGCTTGCTTTCGTTCATCCTTCAGTACGTTCTGACTAAGCCACTGGAGAAATCCATTGCGCGCATCTCACAGCAGACCGTCCGAATTGCCAGAGGGGATTTCCATACCGAGGTCCCCTTGGTCGGCCCGCAGGAGTTTAAGCTGCTGGCCGAGCAATTCAATGTGATGAGCTGCAAGCTGAAGGAAAGCTTCGACAACCTGCACCATTCCGAATCCGCGCGGCGGGAGCTCATTGCGAACGTCTCCCATGATTTGCGCACACCTCTGGCATCCATTCAATCCTTTGTTGAGGCGCTGGAGGACGATGTGATTAAGGATGAGGAAACCTTTCAACGCTACCTGAACACGATTCGGCTCGAAACGAAACGATTGGGTGGACTGATCCAGGATTTATTTGAACTTTCCAGCCTGGAAGCCCAAGGCGAGGTGTTCGAGCCCCAGCCCTATCATGCCGATGAGCTGCTGATCCATACCCTGGAGAGCTTTTCATTACATCTCGCGGAGAAAAAGCTGACCATCGAGATTGAGCTGCCTGATAAATTGCCCGCTGCAATGATGGTGCCTGCACAAATGAAGCGCGTCCTGTCCAATCTGCTGCAAAATGCCATTCAATACTCTCCGGTTGAAGGCAAGATCGTATTATCCGCCGCCGAGATGGGCCGATACGTGCGTATTTCGGTTCTAGATGAAGGGGAAGGAATCGAGGCGGAGGAGACTTCCCGTATATTTGAACGGTTCTACCGGATTGACAAATCACGCGGCAAGAACAATGGAGGTGCCGGGCTAGGTCTTGCAATCGCGCAATCGATTGTTCAGCTCCATGGCGGTGAGATCGGGGTGAACAGCACCAAGGGAGCAGGCAGTTGCTTTTGGTTTACGCTTCCGATATACCTCAGTCGCTAAGCTCGGCTTTAACGAGTCTTGTTTGCTCAGGTGGTGTTGGAGTTGGCTGGTAATTTCATATTTCTTATGGGCGTATTCGGCGCAGGAGTATTATCTTTTTTGTCCCCATGTATTTTGCCGCTGCTTCCGGTATACATGTCTTACTTGTCAGGAGGCATAGTCAATGCCGTGAATCAGGAGGAGGGTGTCGCCGACTCCGCTTGGTTTCGTTCTGTACTTCTATTGCGCACGTTAATGTTTGTGCTTGGGCTGTCGATGGTGTTTATTCTACTGGGCTTTGGCTCGGGTATTCTAGGTCATATCATCTCAAGCCCCTGGTTTATTGCGATCTGCGGGGCAATCGTTGTCCTGTTTGGAATCTACCAGACGGGATGGATTCGATTATCATGGCTGGAACGAGAAGTAAGGCTATCTCGCAATGGGATGAAGCAGGGCGGGTATATCGGAGCCTTCTTGCTTGGCCTGACCTTCAGTTTTGGATGGACACCGTGCATCGGTCCTGTATTAGCGGCTGTACTCGGGATCGCGGCAGGTGAAGGCTCTCCTGTCTACGGCGGATTTCTTATGCTCCTTTATAGCGTCGGCTTATCCATTCCATTCTTGATCCTGTCTGTATGTTCAGGCTATCTAATGAAGCGCGTCCGACATCTGTACAGGTATATGGGAGCAATCAAAGTGGCTTCAGGCTGTATTCTTATTGTGATGGGACTACTGTTAATGACAGATCGACTAAATATGCTGGTCGGCTGGGTTCAATAATTACTGGGGGCGTGAGGGATGAGGAACATGTTGAAGCGGGTGGGCTATATACTGGCTATGGGCAGCTTATTGATTGCATTGACTGCATGTTCTGCGAAGCCGATGGCACCAACATCCGATACAGTCTCGTCAACCAATATGAACAAGGGGGAGGCCGCACCTGCATTTTCATTAAGCAATCTGGCAGGCGAATCCTTCAAGCTGGCGGATTTCCAAGGCAAGAAGGTCTATGTGAAATATTGGGCCTCATGGTGCTCCATCTGTCTAGCCGGACTGGAAGAGCTCAATACCTTAGCCGGCGAGGACACTGATTTCACCGTCATAACGATTGTTGCACCGGGCTATAAAGGAGAGAAATCATCCAGTGAGTTCACTGAATGGTTCAACAGGCAGCCTTATGAGCATCTCAACGTTCTGTTGGATGAAGACGGTGTGTGGGCGAAGGAGTTCCAGGTAAGAGCATATCCCAGCTCCTATTATATTGGCTCAGACGGGGTGCTGGTGAAATCCCTTCCGGGTCATGCATCCAATGACCAGATCAAGCAGACGATGAAGGAAATGATGTGAGGAGGGATAACGCGATGAGAGGTGTACTAGTAGGCATATGCCTCCTTGTTATTGCAATCACAGGGACTGCTTGTGGCGGCAGGGAGGCGAGTCATCGGGAATCTGCTTCTCCCCCAGCCGTCAAGACCGTGACCATGTCAGACGCTGAGCTCAGCGAGATCTACCTGGCGGGAGGGTGCTTCTGGGGCGTGGAGGCGTATATGTCTCGCATTCACGGGGTACAGGATGTCACCTCGGGCTATGCCAACGGAGATGGAGAGAACCCCACCTATGAAGATGTCATTCGCGGGGACCGCGGCTTTGCTGAGACGGTACATGTGAAATATGATTCGAAGCAGGTATCGCTTGCGAAGCTGCTTGATTATTTTTTTAGAGTTGTCGACCCGACCAGTGTGAATAAGCAGGGGAATGATCGAGGCCTTCAGTATCGGTCAGGAGTCTACTACACGTCGCCTGAAGACGCACAGATCATTCAGCAGGCTGTAGCTCAAGAGCAAGAGAAATACGATCAACCTATTGTAACGGAAGTGCTGCCATTGCAGAACTATTATCTTGCTGAGGAGTACCACCAGGACTATCTGGAGAAAAATCCTAACGGCTATTGCCATATCGACTTGAGCATTCTGGACGAGCAGGAGATCGATATTAATATAGATCCTGCGCAATATCCACGCCCCACAGATGCACAATTAAAGGAACGGTTAACGAAGGAACAGTACGCAGTAACGGTTAACAATGATACGGAGCATGCATTCAGCAACGAGTATTGGGATCTATACGAACCAGGTCTGTATGTGGATATTGCAACAGGAGAGCCGTTATTTAGCAGCCAGGACAAATATGATTCCGGTTGCGGCTGGCCGAGCTTTACGAAGCCGATTGTACCTGAGGTCGTAACCTATGCCGAGGATAAGAGCTTCGGGCTGGAACGAACCGAGGTGAGAAGCCGATCAGGCGACATCCATCTTGGGCATGTGTTTGATGATGGCCCTGCAGATCGTGGCGGGAAAAGGTACTGCATCAACAGCGCCTCCATCCGCTTCATCCCGCTCGACAAGATGGAAGAAGAAAACTACGGATATTTGTTATCTATAGTGGAATAGGACGCTAGCGGAATAGAAAATGGTCAGCACCTCTGATACGTTTGATACGGAGTGCTTCGATATAAACTTGTTGCAGAACCACCCCCGGATGAAAAATCCAGCGCGGTGGTTCTTTTTTTATCCTGTGACCTGTGACATGATAGCAGTGGGGGCGATGCTCGATGTTCAACGATTTTCTACCGATGCCGGATCGTCCGGTCTACATTCAAGTCAAAGATTATATGAAGCGATTAATGATAAAGGGAGCGCTGCAGCCTCATCAGAAGCTGCCATCGACCCGCGAGCTGGGCGAGCTGCTCCAGGTGAGCCGCAATACCGTCATCGCCGCCTATGCGGCACTGGAGGAGGATGGCTTCACCTACACGCAGCAGGGCAAGGGCAGCTTCGTAGCTGCCACATCGGTCATGTCGGCGGAGCCTTCGTGGCGCATCGGCTGGCAGGAGAGGCTCAGCGACCAGGCGTTGCAGGCGGAGGAGCTCGATCTGATGAAGCATGGCATTCGCTCGCAGAAGGGGACGATCTCCTTCACCAGCATCGCACCGGATGAGAAGCTGTTCGATCTGGGCAATGTGAAGCGGGCATTTCTCGATCGGATGGCGATGGAGGGACATGTCCTGCTTAATTACGGCTATGCCAAAGGCTATAAGCCGTTGATGGATTATTTGCTACATTATATGGAGCATAAGGGCGTCGATCTGACGGGCAAGGACATCCTGATTACGAACGGCTTCACAGAGGGCTTCGACATCGTGCTGTCGGCGCTGGGCAAGCGCAGTGGACGGGTGCTATGCGAGAATCCGACTCATAATACGGCGATCAAAAATTTGCGGCTGCATGGCTTCGACATTACAGGCATTCCGATGGAGCAGGACGGCGTAAACCTGCAAGAGCTGGAGCGGGCGCTGGCTGAGCAGCGCTTCGACTGTGCCTACCTGGTTCCGTCCTATCATAATCCGACAGGCATCGTCATGTCGGTGCAGAAGCGGCTGGAGCTGGTGCGGCTGATGGGAGAGTACCGCGTTCCCATTATCGAGGATGGCTTTAACGAGGAGCTGCGCTATACCGCATCTCATGTATCGCCGCTGATTGCGGCGGCGGGCAGCGGCAATGGCGTCATCTACATTGGCAGCTTCTCCAAGGTGCTGTTTCCAGGTCTTAGGGTCGGCTGGGTGCTCGCGGATGCCGAGCTGGTCGGCTATCTGGAGAGCATCAAGCGGGCGCGCACGATTCACACCTCGACACTGGATCAGTCGACGCTGTACCAGTATATACACAATGGCAATCTGGAGAAATACCTCAGACGGGCACGCGCCGAGTACAAACGGAAATACGAGCTGACGCTGCGCTGCTGCCGGGAGCATATCCCGTATGCGGAGCTGACAGGGCATGGCGGGCTGCATCTGTTCGTCGTCTTTGCCCAAGGCTTTGATACCCGAAGGCTGCTGGAGCGCTGTCAGTTGCAAGGCGTCATCTTCACGCCGGGAGACATCTTCTACACGGATGGCGGGGGACGCCATACGATGCGGATCGGCTTCTCGCGGGTAGCAGATGAGGAGATCGAGCTGGGGATACGGGTGATAGGCGAGCAAGCAAGGGTGTTATTACAGGAGCAGGGCTAGCAGGAGAGTTAACCAGGATAATCATAGGGAAGCAAGGGGTGCTGCAGCATGAGTAAGGAATGGATTGCACCGTTGGTGCGGAAGATTCCCCCGTCGGGGATTCGGGCTTTTTTTGAACGGGATAACAGCGGGGAGATGATCTCGCTCGGAGTGGGCGAGCCGGATTTTGTGACACCGGAGACGGTGCGCGAGGCCTGCATTCGCGCGCTGAATGAAGGCTATACCAAGTACACGTCCAATGCGGGGATGCCGGAGCTTAGGCAAGAGATTGCCCGCTATCTGGCGATCAGCTTCGGGATGAACTATGAGCCGGAGGGTGAAATGGTGGTAACCGTCGGCACGAGCGAGGCGGTGGATCTGGCCTTGCGTGCCCTGGTGACGCCTGGCGATGAGGTGCTCATTCCTTCACCTGGGTATATCGCCTATGCTCCGATTGCTGTCATCAATGGCGGTACGGTCGTTCCGGTTGCTACCTCTGCCACCCACGGCTTCAAGCTGACAGCGGGTGCGCTGCGGCAGAAGCTGACAGCCCGCTCCAAGGTACTGCTGGTCAATTACCCGAACAATCCCACAGGCGCAGTAATGACCGCGGCGGATTGGCTGCCGCTGATTGAAGTCATACAGGAGCATGACTTGATCGTCATCTCAGATGAGGTCTACTGCGAGCTGACCTATAGCGGGCGCCATGTCAGCATTGCGTCCTTGCCGGGGATGCGCGAGCGGACGATTGTCATTAACGGCTTCTCCAAGGCCTTCGCCATGACCGGCTGGCGCATCGGATATGCTTGCGGTCCAGACGAGCTGATCAGCCAGATGCTCAAGATTCACCAGTATACCGCGATGTGCGCGCCCGCGATCGGGCAGATTGCGGCTCTGGAGTCGCTGCGCAGCGGCATGGAGCCGATGAGAGCCATGATTGCCGCTTATAGGCAGCGCCGTGACAACTTCGTACAGGGGCTGCAAGCGATCGGACTGCCCTGTCATACACCGGAGGGCGCCTTCTACGCCTTCCCTTCGATCGCTCATAGCGGGCTGACCTCACAGCAGTTCGCCATGGCGCTGCGGGAGGAAGCGGGCGTAGGTGTCGTTCCCGGCTCTGTATTCGGCGAGAGCGGTGAAGGGCATATCCGCTGCTCCTACTCGGTTGCCCCGGAGCAACTGGAGCGCGCATTAGAGCGAATGCAGCCGTTGGTTGCCAGGCTGCAGCCTGCAAGAGCAAGCCACTGAATGAGTGAAATCGTATAACAGCCTGTGCAGGTATGGGTGTCCGACCTGCGCAGGCTGTTTTTGTATGAGCCCCTTTTAGGGGTTTTTTCTATTGTTTTCATATCTTCTTTTATCGACAAAATAAGCTTATTTTCAACAATCTATCGCTGTGATAGGCCTTTAGTTGCGTAATAAGCTGTCATGAATTAGGGAGTATTGTCCAGTTTGCTCAGAATTCGCTCAGAGCGGGCTGATATACTGGT contains:
- a CDS encoding aminotransferase class I/II-fold pyridoxal phosphate-dependent enzyme, producing the protein MSKEWIAPLVRKIPPSGIRAFFERDNSGEMISLGVGEPDFVTPETVREACIRALNEGYTKYTSNAGMPELRQEIARYLAISFGMNYEPEGEMVVTVGTSEAVDLALRALVTPGDEVLIPSPGYIAYAPIAVINGGTVVPVATSATHGFKLTAGALRQKLTARSKVLLVNYPNNPTGAVMTAADWLPLIEVIQEHDLIVISDEVYCELTYSGRHVSIASLPGMRERTIVINGFSKAFAMTGWRIGYACGPDELISQMLKIHQYTAMCAPAIGQIAALESLRSGMEPMRAMIAAYRQRRDNFVQGLQAIGLPCHTPEGAFYAFPSIAHSGLTSQQFAMALREEAGVGVVPGSVFGESGEGHIRCSYSVAPEQLERALERMQPLVARLQPARASH